The Sesamum indicum cultivar Zhongzhi No. 13 linkage group LG2, S_indicum_v1.0, whole genome shotgun sequence genome contains a region encoding:
- the LOC105155389 gene encoding caffeic acid 3-O-methyltransferase-like: MENYKHGEDEEAGVLALAACVSHIFPMALDAAIQLDLFEIIARAGGGAQLSASDIVCQLPTSHDGAAAVLDSLLRLLATHSFLTCSVNRLENGGTERRYGLAPAGKFFVGDENGVSFAQLRAMTGLIRKHFSLKDAVLEGGNLTETIYKKSNYEVILSNPEITKVMYDAMKAHSTVLMKKIVQVYDGFSSLSSIVDVGGCTGAAVGIIVAKYPHIKGINFDLPQVVKNAPSYNGVEHIGGDMFVQVPKGDVILLKHILHNWNDEKCIKLLKNCYKALPDKGKLIVMDYILSNNPKTDVHAKYASGMDIIMLMNLEGKERTTDEFETLATKAEFTEFKVVCDVYGMWIMELMKSI; this comes from the exons ATGGAAAACTACAAGCATGGGGAAGATGAGGAAGCAGGTGTGCTGGCCTTGGCTGCTTGTGTCTCTCATATCTTCCCCATGGCTTTGGACGCCGCCATTCAACTTGACCTCTTCGAGATCATCGCCCGGGCCGGCGGTGGCGCCCAACTCTCTGCTTCTGATATTGTCTGCCAACTTCCGACCAGCCACGATGGAGCAGCCGCCGTGCTTGATAGCCTGCTCCGGCTGCTGGCCACCCACTCTTTTCTTACTTGTTCTGTGAACAGACTTGAGAATGGAGGGACTGAAAGGCGTTATGGACTTGCTCCGGCGGGAAAGTTCTTCGTCGGAGATGAGAATGGGGTGTCATTTGCTCAGCTTCGAGCAATGACTGGTCTAATTAGAAAACATTTCAG TTTAAAAGATGCAGTTCTTGAAGGAGGAAATTTAACtgaaacaatttataaaaaatctaactACGAAGTAATATTGTCGAATCCGGAAATTACTAAGGTGATGTACGACGCCATGAAAGCCCATTCGACGGTGctcatgaaaaaaattgtccAAGTATATGATGGTTTTTCGAGTTTGAGTTCAATAGTGGATGTTGGTGGTTGTACGGGTGCTGCTGTTGGTATCATCGTTGCAAAGTATCCTCATATTAAGGGCATTAACTTTGATTTACCACAAGTTGTGAAAAACGCCCCATCCTATAATG GCGTAGAGCATATTGGTGGGGATATGTTTGTTCAAGTACCAAAAGGAGATGTCATCTTACTCAAG caTATTCTGCACAACTGGAATGACGAGAAATGCATTAAGCTGTtaaaaaattgctataaaGCATTGCCAGATAAGGGAAAGTTGATTGTGATGGATTATATTCTTTCGAACAACCCAAAAACTGATGTTCATGCAAAATATGCCTCTGGCATGGACATTATCATGTTGATGAATCTGGAAGGGAAGGAAAGAACAACGGATGAGTTTGAAACCCTTGCAACAAAAGCTGAATTCACAGAGTTTAAGGTTGTTTGTGACGTGTATGGTATGTGGATAATGGAGCTCATGAAATCTATTTAA